Proteins co-encoded in one Flavivirga eckloniae genomic window:
- a CDS encoding type II toxin-antitoxin system RatA family toxin, with amino-acid sequence MNTSKKATLFNTIATFASGMAILLFNKKLMSIFEIENNTPFLVIGSIITFFSLTMLIEIKKQRSLAILWIIIQDILFVIASIIVLIVRPFEISNTGYLLIELFLIPIIFFIIYQSIGLARMDRKPGTKTKLMVFKRKVKATKKDAWNIISDIENYHKVASNIDGVKIISGDGKGMVRSCSHGKDSWFETCTLWEVEKEYAFVVDTKAPDYPYPFKSLMGIWKVDSIEQNITEITMIFEFEYTKGFQSIILHPLLKTKFTKVCIEIMDKWQAALEQ; translated from the coding sequence ATGAATACATCAAAAAAAGCAACATTGTTCAATACCATTGCAACTTTTGCCTCCGGAATGGCTATACTCCTTTTTAACAAAAAGTTAATGAGCATTTTTGAAATTGAAAATAACACACCGTTTTTGGTAATTGGCTCTATAATCACTTTTTTTTCTCTAACGATGCTTATTGAAATAAAAAAACAAAGATCACTGGCTATTTTATGGATTATAATTCAGGACATATTATTTGTAATAGCCAGTATTATTGTACTCATTGTAAGGCCCTTCGAAATTTCAAACACGGGGTATTTGCTAATCGAATTGTTCTTAATTCCTATTATATTCTTCATTATATATCAATCTATTGGTTTGGCAAGAATGGATAGAAAACCAGGAACGAAAACCAAACTTATGGTATTTAAAAGAAAAGTTAAGGCTACGAAAAAAGATGCCTGGAATATCATCTCTGATATAGAAAACTATCATAAAGTAGCCTCCAATATTGATGGTGTAAAAATTATTTCTGGAGATGGAAAAGGCATGGTTCGTTCTTGTTCTCATGGTAAAGATAGTTGGTTTGAAACCTGTACTTTGTGGGAGGTTGAAAAAGAATATGCCTTTGTTGTAGATACAAAAGCACCAGATTACCCATATCCTTTTAAAAGCTTAATGGGAATTTGGAAAGTAGATTCAATAGAACAGAATATTACTGAAATCACCATGATATTTGAATTTGAATACACCAAAGGCTTCCAAAGCATTATATTACATCCGTTATTAAAAACAAAATTTACTAAAGTTTGTATAGAAATTATGGACAAGTGGCAGGCCGCATTAGAACAATAA